In the genome of bacterium, the window CCACCGTCACCCGGCGGGCTCCAACGGAGGCGGAGTGGGAGCAGCTCGGCCTGGCCTGGACCGCGGTCAAGCACGTGAAGTCCAACGCCATCGTGCTCTTCAAGGACGGCGCGGCGGTCGGTGTCGGCGCGGGCCAGATGTCGCGCGTGGAGGCGGTGCAGATCGCGCTCCGCCGCGCCGGCGATCGGGCGCGCGGGTCGGTGATGGCCTCGGACGCGTTCTTCCCCTTCCCTGACGGTCTCGAGGAGGGCATCCGGGCCGGCGTGACCGCCGCCATCCAGCCCGGCGGATCGATGAGGGATGCGGAGGTCGTCGCCGCGGCGGACGCGGCCGGGATGGCCATGGTCGTGACCGGCCAGCGCCACTTCAAGCACTAGCCTTCTGACGTGGGATCGAGATTCGGGGAGGAGGGCCGCCGGCTCTCGTACGGCTCCTACCTGAAGGTCCCTGAGCTGCTCGAGCTGCAGGCCGGCCTGAGCCACGAACATGACGAGCTCCTGTTCATCGTCGCCCACCAGGTGTACGAGCTCTGGTTCAAGGTCGTGCTGTTCGAGCTCGAGGCGGCGCGGGACCGCATCGACGATGACGACATCTTCTTCGCGCGCCACCACCTGCGGCGGGTCCACGTCATCGAGCGGCTGCTTGTGGAGCAGATTGAGGTGCTCGAGACCATGTCGCCCCAGGACTTTCTGGCTTTTCGCTCGCAGCTCGCGCCGGCCAGCGGGTTCCAGTCGGTGCAGTTTCGCGAGATCGAGTTCCTCTCAGGCTTGAAGGAAGAGAAGTACCTCGCGCGCCTGGAGGCCACGACAGCTGAGATGAGCCGGCTGCGAAGGCGGCTCGAGGAGCCGTCGATCGACGATGCGTTTCGCGGCCTGGTCAGGCGACGGGGCTCGCCATCGCTGCTCGAGATCTTCAGGGATCGCGAGCGACACGGCGATCTGTTCGACCTGTGCGAAACCCTGCTCGACCACGACGAGACGTTCGCGCACTGGCGCGCCCGCCACGTACTCATGGTCGAGCGTCAGATCGGGAGCAAGACCGGCACCGGCGGCAGCAGCGGCGCTGAGTACCTGCGCACGACCCTCGGCAAGCGC includes:
- a CDS encoding tryptophan 2,3-dioxygenase gives rise to the protein MGSRFGEEGRRLSYGSYLKVPELLELQAGLSHEHDELLFIVAHQVYELWFKVVLFELEAARDRIDDDDIFFARHHLRRVHVIERLLVEQIEVLETMSPQDFLAFRSQLAPASGFQSVQFREIEFLSGLKEEKYLARLEATTAEMSRLRRRLEEPSIDDAFRGLVRRRGSPSLLEIFRDRERHGDLFDLCETLLDHDETFAHWRARHVLMVERQIGSKTGTGGSSGAEYLRTTLGKRFYPELWDVRSQL